Part of the Tolypothrix sp. PCC 7910 genome, GACCTCACTCTTCTCGCTAAAGAGTAAACTTCAGTCCTTGAAAAAGACATAAGGGCTATGCCTTGATGAGCAGAATTATTACATTTTTAGGCAAGGCGGATACGAGACACACCACACTGGCGATCGCCACTGCTAAATGGTTTGCTCAGTATTCTCAAAGGGTGCTACTAGTAACCCACAATCCCAATCCCAGCGCAGAACTGCTGTTAGAAACTTCCCTCAAAGCAACTCCTAAAGAGATTGCGCCTAATCTAAGTGTGGTACAGTTGCAAGCAACAGTACTATTAGAACAAGTTTGGGAAGAAGTCAAAAAGTGGTTGGCTCTCTACCTCCCGCCCTCTGTAAAAATGGAGATCTATTCGGGAGAGATGATTATCGTACCGGGTTTTGATAGCCTTCTATCCTTCAACGCTCTGCGAAAGTACTATCAAAGTGAAGACTATGATGTCATCATCTATGATGGGCGGGGAGATTTAGAATCATTGAGAATGCTGGGAATTCCCAACATTGCAGATTGGTATTTTCGTCGATTTCGTGAAGCATTAGAATCTCTCGACTTGAGTAAAATCGCCGACTCGATTGGGGGGCCTCTCGCCAGTGCTTTGTTGAGTGCAAATATGGATACTCGAAAAGTGCAAGATGCGATTGTGCAAATTCAAGATTGGATTGCTAAAAGCGTTGCCGTTGTCGGAGATGCTAAAAGGTTAAGTGCTTATTTAGTAACTACAGATGAACCAGCAGCCATCGCTGAGGCTCGTTGGCTTTGGGGTAGTGCACAGCAGGTTGATTTGCGAGTGAGTGGGGTTTTAGCTTATCAAGGTTATGAAGCGGCTAACAAAACTGAACTAGAGCAAGCTTTTGCTCCTCTGGAAGTTAACATAATTCCAGCGTTGCAAAAACACAATTGGCAACCCCTACTAGATGCACTACCAGATTTTAAAACTATTCCTGATGTTCCCCAACCTTT contains:
- a CDS encoding ArsA family ATPase, which produces MSRIITFLGKADTRHTTLAIATAKWFAQYSQRVLLVTHNPNPSAELLLETSLKATPKEIAPNLSVVQLQATVLLEQVWEEVKKWLALYLPPSVKMEIYSGEMIIVPGFDSLLSFNALRKYYQSEDYDVIIYDGRGDLESLRMLGIPNIADWYFRRFREALESLDLSKIADSIGGPLASALLSANMDTRKVQDAIVQIQDWIAKSVAVVGDAKRLSAYLVTTDEPAAIAEARWLWGSAQQVDLRVSGVLAYQGYEAANKTELEQAFAPLEVNIIPALQKHNWQPLLDALPDFKTIPDVPQPLTVDLAQRQVQVFLPGFSKSQVKLTQLGTELTVEAGDQRRNIVLPDELRNQPVTGGKFEEPYLVISF